The sequence CCATTCTTGAAATGGCCAATGAGGAATCGATCGAGCGCCGGCGCAAACTGCTGATCGGCAAGGATCGGACGGATAAAAGTCTGTTCGCCCAGCAGATTATGACCCGTGCGCACGTTGACCGCGAACGGAATCTCCTGCCGATCTATGAAGCCATATTCTTTTCGAACGACGAGGAAATGCGGCGCTATGTCCGGGAGCAATATCTATACGAAGTTGCCTGGCTATCCGGCCGTCTGCTGGAAATCTACGGACCGGACGCTGAACCGTATGCCACCGACGGCGCCGTCATGCTGCTCGGTGTCATGCAGCACATTCTGCACATCATCAAGATCGGGTACGGACGGAAAGACAGTTCCCACTACGAACAGATGGTGCCGTTCGCCATCCGCCGGCTCGATGACATGATGGCAGGGATGCGGAAAGCCGATGATATCCTGCTCGGGAACGACATGCTTGAAAAGCTGTCATTTGCAGATGCGGAAAAGGCGAAAGAGGAATTGTTCAGGCGGCTGCGTACGCTTCTCGCACAATTCGAAAAGTCCAAAGAACAAAAAGGCGTCGACTATGTGAAATTTTTGATGGACGAGCTGGTGACCGGGAAAAGCGGCAGCGTCATTCTGGGAAGTGTGCTGGATGCATTCCGGAACGAGTTTGCAGCGTCAGACAGCGCAGCTTCAGTGGATGACATCGTGTCCCGTATCAGTGAGCTGGGCAGTCCGGCCGCACGCACGCCTGCCACATGAAAAAGAACGCTGTCCGCACCAGCCGCGGACAGCGTTCTTTCCGTTCATCATCCATACACGCAGATTATTGTTCGTTCACGTCACTCGGTCCGTTCAGGAGCAGCCAGATATAGCGGGCTTCTTCTTTGCTGCCCGGCTGCAGGCGCCCGTTGCGCGGATAGGCGATGGTCTGCGCCCGGAACGCCATAAGATGCATGACGTTGCCGTTTGCTTCGGATGCTTTCTTCAGCATGTCCGCCTCTTCCTCAGATACCCCTTGTGTCGCTTCGTTTTCCAGCTTCCAGTCCAGGTACAGGTAGGTCGCATCGTTCTCCGATCCCCGCTCGTAGCGGACGAGCAGCTCGCCCGCTTCCTTGTATCGTTCTGCATGGATGAGCGACGCGATCGCCTCATAGCGGGCACCCTGGTTATCAGTCGTGTTCATGCGCACGAGATCCAGGAAGATATCCGCCGCCTCATTGAATTCCCGCAGCCTGAACAGATGGACTCCGTACGAGAAGGCCGCACGCATGAACGGACGGTTCGGCAGGTTGTTCCACGGATTCTCCCCCGGTTCGAACCGCCGGCTCGCTTCGCGGATCGCCTGTTCATACAGGCTGCCCGCCGGCTCCGCATCGGCTTCCGTTTCCGCTTTCAGCAGCAGGGCATCCGGGAGCTGCGGTGCGATGGCGAGTGCCGAGTCCGCCAGTTTCCGGCGTCCGTCTTCCGTTTCCGCTCTGTATGCTTCGTACGCAAGGCGCTGGGCGCGTCCTTCATCCACACCCGGACGGCGTTCCGGTTCCACGACGCCCGTTGTCGTCATCGCAGTCTCCCACAGCTCGGATTCCGACGGGCGCGGATCGGTGCCGATTTCATAGACGGCTGCCGCAGCCGCTTCACCGTTTTCCATCATCTCCGTATACAGGCTGTACAATTCTTGCGACAGACGGGAAGTTTCTGCCGTGTCCGCCTCGGCAACATCAGCAGTGTCCCCTTTGAGCAGGGAGAGTGACCGGCCGACGCCGATTGCCGCCTGCACGAAAGAGGCTGTATCCGTTGCCTGGCCTTCTTCCTGTTCGGTGTTCAGGAAGTAGGCGACCGCTAGTTTCTGCAGCATTTCCCGGACATCCGCCGGTTCGCCGCCTTCTGCCAGCCGGCTGTCCAGCAGTTTCAGGGCGCCGAGCTGTTCATCCGCCAGTACATCCTCGAGCAGATCGTTCATGGACGCCATGCTGCGTTTGACGAGCAGTTCGTAAATATCCAGCGCATGATTGCAAATGAATTCCGCAGCCGGTTCATCCGGCGATTGCGCCCGGAGCGATAGCAGGGATTTTTTCGTCTGCCGGCTCCATTTCGCCAGGAACAGCATGGACGACACCGGCGCGACCGCGCGCTCGCCGCGGCGGGCGTCAGGGAGCACGACACCGAAAAGCAGTGTCCCTTCATCCGCGGGCATGCCCTCGATCCGCGCCACTTCCACCGTTTCCCCCGTCAGCAGCTGTTCAATGTGCAGAAACTTTTCCTCAGCACCTGTGATTTCACCGAGCAGCATGAGCGGCTCATCCCACTTTGCGAGAACTTCCTGCACAGTGCCGCGTGCAGCCGCCTCACGCTGCGTGTGCACATACTCTTTCCACTGCTCGTTGTTTTCGATGAATAAATAGAACTCGGACGCCGCCTCTTCGGTGTGCGCAGGCTCCCAGCTGCCGCGCAGCCGTTCCGCCCACTGACGCATGAGCCGCATCATCTGTTCCTTGGCAGCGCCTGTCGGATATGTATCGAAGAACTGGATGAGCAGACGGTCCAGCTCTTCGCTGACAACTGTATTCAGCAACCCGCTGCTTTCGTTCCCGCAGCATTTCTTGTACTTCTTTCCGCTGCCGCAAGGGCACGGATCATTTCTTCCTATCATGGCTGTGCATCCTCCCGACTGTTCCGCAGGCCGCCCTGTCAGCCTCCGATATAGCTCATATTGATCTTCTTGTTTTTCCGGTTTTTCACCGTCTGTTCCGTCCGCTCGTCCGAATACCGGTCGGTCCGTTTCTCCCAGACACCCGTCACTGCAGCAGCGAGTTCTTCGTCCGTCGCACCTTCGCGCAGCAGCTGCCGGACGTCAAATCCATCGGAAGCGAACAGGCACGTAA comes from Sporosarcina trichiuri and encodes:
- a CDS encoding TetR/AcrR family transcriptional regulator, whose translation is MNERKLKVIYAAQQVFEEKGIVSTSVQDILTAAGISKGTFYNYFTSKNECLLAILEMANEESIERRRKLLIGKDRTDKSLFAQQIMTRAHVDRERNLLPIYEAIFFSNDEEMRRYVREQYLYEVAWLSGRLLEIYGPDAEPYATDGAVMLLGVMQHILHIIKIGYGRKDSSHYEQMVPFAIRRLDDMMAGMRKADDILLGNDMLEKLSFADAEKAKEELFRRLRTLLAQFEKSKEQKGVDYVKFLMDELVTGKSGSVILGSVLDAFRNEFAASDSAASVDDIVSRISELGSPAARTPAT
- a CDS encoding SEC-C metal-binding domain-containing protein, coding for MIGRNDPCPCGSGKKYKKCCGNESSGLLNTVVSEELDRLLIQFFDTYPTGAAKEQMMRLMRQWAERLRGSWEPAHTEEAASEFYLFIENNEQWKEYVHTQREAAARGTVQEVLAKWDEPLMLLGEITGAEEKFLHIEQLLTGETVEVARIEGMPADEGTLLFGVVLPDARRGERAVAPVSSMLFLAKWSRQTKKSLLSLRAQSPDEPAAEFICNHALDIYELLVKRSMASMNDLLEDVLADEQLGALKLLDSRLAEGGEPADVREMLQKLAVAYFLNTEQEEGQATDTASFVQAAIGVGRSLSLLKGDTADVAEADTAETSRLSQELYSLYTEMMENGEAAAAAVYEIGTDPRPSESELWETAMTTTGVVEPERRPGVDEGRAQRLAYEAYRAETEDGRRKLADSALAIAPQLPDALLLKAETEADAEPAGSLYEQAIREASRRFEPGENPWNNLPNRPFMRAAFSYGVHLFRLREFNEAADIFLDLVRMNTTDNQGARYEAIASLIHAERYKEAGELLVRYERGSENDATYLYLDWKLENEATQGVSEEEADMLKKASEANGNVMHLMAFRAQTIAYPRNGRLQPGSKEEARYIWLLLNGPSDVNEQ